The following is a genomic window from Equus asinus isolate D_3611 breed Donkey chromosome 3, EquAss-T2T_v2, whole genome shotgun sequence.
GGCTTGAGTTAGAATGCTGTTGGTTGTGAGTTCAATGTTAGTAAATCAACAATTACACCCAATAAGGTCTTTAAAccttaaacagaaacacacataaaataagggtatgtattgatcagttgacTAAAATGCGACCAGAGGCTCTCAGGACCTGACCGTGCCTTTCCCCCAGGAGCAATGGTTCAGAATTCGCTAAGTCAGGGTTCACGCAGACTTTCTAGAACAGTAACTACCACAAACAACAAGAATCTGCGGTCCATCAAAAAGAAAGTTCCAGCTGGGCATCAGCCTCCTCCCTAATAGAGAAAACGGCTTGACGGGCAACAGTATTGAGCCAGAATCCAGTACGCGGCTGTTTAATTTTTACAGTTGCCTCCTTGTATGGCAAGTGATGCTTGTTCTCCTGtaatggtgggaatgtaaagttttccttttcaataattgttttaagtaaaaaaaaaaaaaaaaagggggcaggcaatataaagaaaatattaagtagaAAATAATAGAGAAGGCACACAGATGTGGCAAGACGCACAAAGTTGCACACACAAAGGTGCGCAGGACGCGGGACAAGTGATGGGTGAACGACTGAAGTCTGGGAAAGACGTGGAGGAGAGTTTTGGCTTGGGAGTGAGGTCTATATGGCCATGGATGCAAAATTTATCTTAtatgaacttcagttttcttatctggaaaAGGGGACCGTATGTGAAAATTACAGCATCATCTCAATGGTTTAATGAAATGACACGTAAAGCAGCGGCATTGAAACTTCTTGGTGTCGGAAGTGCTTAACACTCTTAAAAGTTAATGAGAACCCCAAAGAGTTTATGTGGGCTACAGCTATCACTACTTATCATATTAGAAATTCAAACTGAgacgttttaaaaatatttatttaatttaaaataaccatAATAAGCTCAATATATGTTagcaaaaatacatatttttttatgaataaaactacTCTTCCAAACAAAAACACTCAGAAGAGTGACATCGTTTTGCATATTTGTAAATCTGTGTAGTGTCTGGCTTCACCTAAGGCAGCTGGATTCTTCAAGTGCTTCGGCCTCCAATCTGTTGCAATATCACACTTTGCGGAGCCTCAGGAAACTGTACTGTGCACTCATGGGAGCACAGCGAAAAGAGCCCAGTGATGTCTCAGTATTGTGACAAAAAAGCTTTAATCTCATGGAGCCCTCAGAATGCCTCCAAGATCCCCAAGTGTACTCAGAACATACTGAAATAAGGGTACGGAAGAGTGCCTGTCCCAggtaaattcttaataaatactAATTCTCTATTCCTTTTAATCTTAGCCTCAATGCTGTCAGAACACGAACGCATTAGGGTGAGGACTTCTGCAAGTCCTTACAACTGTGTAATACCCAGTGGTGTCTCATGGAGACAAACGCTCGACTAGCGTTACTACTGTTGTTGCTTATTCTGGTtctaattagctgtgtgaccttcagccaagaattctTAATCTATGTTCAAATTCAGAGGATCCATGGActtgaaaaagggaaaaaaaattacatcgcTATTTTCTGACACTCGGCATTTACCTCAGTTACAACTGTAGACAACAGACCGCAGTTGTACTAGCAGTCCCTGTGACAGTCACCAACAGAAATCATGGGTATTTTCATATCATAGTATGGTCACTGCAGATACCTTGAAAAATCATACATGCTCACCACTAACTCAAAAGTAGCTAGTAGAACTGCCACtagatcttgttatttaatgCATTAATAAGGAAGCACATATATTACAGGATCACAAATGTGGAAAAATATCTTGACAGTTGTCTTTCAATATAAATGGTTTCATTTTCAATCCTTCATATTTGGCTTCATGCactgaaaacattattctgagaaagAAGTCCACCGGCCTAACCAGATGGCCAAAGGGGTTCATGCAGCCACAAAGGTAACAAGCACCTGTGTTAAGCAATTCACTTCATCGCTTTAGGCACCAGGTTCCTCTTTGAAAGGGAAGTGGACTAGTTACTCTCTGAGACCCTCCCAGCTCTACCGCGCCAACTGCAGGATATGGAACGCGGTGCGGGTGGGGAGCAAGAGCTGGACGGGAACCCACAGCTCCCCTGAGAGCTTTCACAAAGAGCTACAAGAGTCTGGTTCCGGTTTTTACTCCAGCATTTGAGAAGCTACTCCACAAAGTTAAATGCTTTTAGGCTAACTGCGCCTAGCACAGCTAAATAGTTGAAAAGCTAACAGTGAAAGTAAATATTCCCCCAATTACACCTTTTAtcacattataaaaatatatatcacaaaTCGCAACAAACAATAATGAATTCTTTTGCAAAGAATCCATCACCAACATAATCTGGGCCTGTTCTTGATATAAATAGCTTGTTTGGGAGCAGACTTCAATGAATCAGAAGACTAATGTGGATATTTATCACTAATGTTTgcttaaaatctaaataaaagtatttatacTCATGTCCTCAAAcataaaacacttaaaacagaaaaggaaagaagaaaggaaaagaaaataagaaggaaagagaaaggaagaaagaaaaaaagttttccatGGCTGTGGGGAAGAGCACTTGTTCCTATAGGGCATTCAGACCCACCCAACGCGAGAGACTGAGCAACAGTGCTGTTTAAGAACTAAGAAAGCCCAGacaaggggccggcctgatggcgcagcggttaagttcccacgttccgcttcgcgcctggggtttgcgggttcggatccccggtgcagacatggcatcacttgtcaagccatgctgtggcaggcgtcccacatataaagtagagaagatgggcatggatgttagctcagggccagtcttcccccagcaaaaagaggaagattggcagcagttagctcagggctaatcttcttcaaaaaaagaaaaggaaaagaaaagaaagcccagaAGAGACTGCATTTCAGTCCCTGTAGAACAATCTAGGCTATGGCAGGGACAGCCACAGCCAATAGCGGCACCAAGATAAAATAAGGCAGCAGAGACTGCTAGCCTCACTGTGCACAGTTCAAACTGAGATCGAAGCATTACCCTCACACACAGTAGCTGTGAGTCGTTAAAAAAATGGCCATCACAGGGTTTCCTTCACCCAGAGACAAAAATCTGTCCAGCAGACACTCTGAAGTGACAACAATCCTCAAAAAAGTCCAACAAGCCAATTTTCCCAATCATATTTAAATGAGTCTGTCTGTTCTATGTTTCCTCGTGTCCTCAGCACGTCTCATTTCTCTCCTCGCAAAGATAAAGACAGACTGAAGGCTCTCACTTTGTCCATcgaacagaacaaaataaaactcacGTTGGAGTGAATGAGACCCTAAAAcctaatggggaaaaaactgcATTGAATCATCGTAGAAATTAGGTCAGTGCCTTAGAATGCCACCCAACACCGAGGACAAGCATTTACCGGACGCAGGCTCTATACCTGGTACACCTGCTGAGTGGCAGGGATACAAAACCATAACGTTCTGATTCACTGAAGCCCAGGATAGGAGGAGAAGTAACGAAATAAGGAATGGCACACTGTAGGCATTGCGAGGACGAGCGAGGTGTGACGGTTTGGGAACGTGTGGTGAATACCAAACCTGAAGGAGGCAGTGGCAGTAGACGTGCGCCCTGAGAAAAGCTGGACTGTGGGATGCAGAGGTGGGAGGGGACTCTGACAGGGCACAAACACAAGGGAGCAAAGTCCCAAAGCAGGGACTCTCCACCACCTACTGCgcaggagggagaagggcagTGCAGGAGAAGGGCGGGGTCTGCAACGAGGTGGGGGGAGGTGTTAATGAAAGAAGGCGGAGATGAGGTTGTGAAAGGACGTTGAACTGGATTATGGGGACCTTGAAAGCTGGGCTCAGTATAGATTCTACCCTGCAGGCCAAGGAAGGCTTCAAAGCAGGGAGGTGATATGGACAACAGTGTGTTTTAGGAATAAACAAGGGAGATTTCTCTCTCAGCTAATCTGTCCTAACAGTGGTCCTTTTGTCAAATCCAGATTAATCAGAATCTATTGTGTCTAATGAAATAAGTGTCACAGATTATATCCTGGGGCAATTTTGCTATCACCTATGCcctggaaatgcaagtcaaataCTTTTCTTGACTCAAGATAAATAGCATGGTAACCTGACTCCAAAAGACAACCTCTCATACCGGCTCCTGTGGCTATGGCAATAAAAACCACGTTTGGAGGATATGTTTGCATTAACTATACCAAAGTCATAATGGTTTTGGAAACAGCCTTTACCctgttaaataaaattagaattgataactttttaaaagtagtaATTGATGATTAGGCATCACTACACACGCTTCAATTTAGTAGTCAGTACTCCGTAAGACTAAAAAATAACGAAGTTGATTCCATCTATTTTAGTGCATTTCACTTCAGTAACTACTGGCTACTTACTGACTGGCACCTGATTAGGAGTCCCCGTCTGAAGCCTCAGGACCAAATCACGACGGGGTGGTCTGGGGCAGGAGAAACACCTACCCATTTCTGAGTTGAAGCCACACCAGGGTGCAAGGATTCTAACAGAAATTTAAGGGGAAAAAGTTATTGGAATAGAGGGAAAACAAGGAATTATATATCTAAttacatacaaacacatatatacataaaggATCACAATCTAAGAATAACAGCAAATATGAGAGAGTGAgagtgttgggttttttttaactgacTCAGGGCTAGAGTTGAAAAGCACACAGAGACGTTGAGCGTCTCTGAAACTGACCTCGCCGCCAGAAAGCACAGAATAGTCCCGGGACCCTTCCCTTCCTGGTAACCAGAGGGGAGGAAAAATGGGGGcggggaagggagggaagtgaAAGATTAAATTACAAACAGGCCAAATGAATGAACCTTAGAGGAAGTGATAAAATTCTCAACACACACAACTGTGTTTATACTAGAGAACCGCTCCGAAGTCGCACTGCCACTGTAATCCCCCCGCGATCGGCAGAGTCTTCCAAAGACCCCAGCAGCCTCACTCCTCGAGAGGCGGTGGAAGGAGCAAGGTTCTTCACCTGGGTCAAAACCCCACACGGTCCTGGTTCCGGAGCCAAACCAACAGCACGGCGATCCCCCGCACGTCAAGGGGGCTCTAGCGCCGCGGTTACGGACGCCAAGTGCCTGGCGCGGGACCTGTCAcgattttcttaataaaatgttcTCTTCTTATCCCACGACGGAACTCGGGATTCAGAAGGCAGTCTTAACCCCTCTCCACACATGCTCCGTTAGAGCACGAGTGTCTGCACAagagcccaggggcagccacccTCGTTCCCAAGCCACACACTTCCTGTCTCTTCCATCACCTCCACACCACAACTTTAGTCTCCAATTCCGTTTACAACTGTCATCAGGATCCCAGTCCCTGCGGGGAAAAGGGGGAGAGCGGCTTTCTAGCCCGTACTCCTCACTTTGGGGCTTCAGAGAGACCCTAGGCAGGGGCAAGGCAGAAAGCACTGGGTCAGCAGGCAGCACTCGCATTCCGCCGACCTCGGCTGGTTACAAACCACTGAATGAACCCGCatggatggggaggagggaggcgagCACCAGAGCTGGGCGCCCAAAGGTGTAACACGCGAGCACCCTCGCTTTTGACGTTCCCACTAAGCAGAGCGCTGGAGCTGTGGATTTGGAGCAAGATTACCTGTCCCGCAGCCCAACGGCACTTTGAGCCACTCGGATTCCCAACGCTCACAAGGACTTCCCCAAAGGGCTCCGGCAGGGGGCTCCGACTCCCACCCGCCCCCAGCGCTCGGCGGCGGGGCTGAGAGCCGAGCGCGCCCGCGAGGGCAGCAGGAGCCGAACCCCGGCTCGCGCGGCGCGCGCACAGGCGGCCCGGAGTCCGGCGCCCAACTTTGCGCCAGGCTGGGCGGCTCCCGCGAACTTcgcggcggccgggccgggccgggccgggccgggtcGGGGTGGGGAGAGCACTCACCAACCCCGTACTTCTGCCTCTTGGTCGGGATCCAGCGGGCCATGGCGGCGCCctcggccgcggcggcggcggctgcggcggctACAGCTCCCGGGGCGccggccgccgccgcgccgcgcTCCTGCACTCCCCGGGCTGTGCCGCCATGTTCCGGCAAACTTGGCCCGAGCCCGCGAGCCGGCTCCCCGCCTCGCCGCCCGCGCCGCACCGATCCGCTCCGGCTCCGGCGCCGGCCCGCGGTCACCTGCTGGGCCGGGCGGCCGCGCCGCTGTGCGCGCCCCTCCCGGCACCGCCCCGGCCCCTCCCGCCGGCCGCGCCCTCCGCCCGCCGGGGCCGCCTCCGCGCCCCGGGCGCCTGGCTCTCCCTCCCGCTCCCGGGCTCGGCGCTCTCCCGGCGGGCCGGGCTCCGGCTCCGCCTTGCGCACTTGCCGGGAGCGCCTTCCCAGTGCAGACTGGGGTGCGCTTTCTGCCTTTTTGTGTTTTGCCGTTTTCCCTGCCTTCCCCACCCGGATTAAACCCTCGAGGCTGGATCCCGTGGGGCGGGTCCCCCGCCGGCGTCCCGAGGGCTGCGCGGGAGGCGCTCGGCACCCCCGGGCTGGGCGGCCGGGCAGCGGGTGGGCTCGGAGTGCGGGGTCCGCTCCGGCTGCGCGCGCCGAGCTCCTGGGGGCACTGGTAGGAATTAATGAGTTGTTTCTCGCCCCCGGGGcacccccagtgcctggcactcagcgGGCGCCcggtaagtatttgttgaatgaaggggCAGTGGACGTCTGAGTTCACCCCCTGGAGCTTGAACTGACACCACGAGAGCCGGAAGGCGGACTCCGGGGCAGACGCGATCTCCCGCGGCCGCCGCTGAGCGCCTGCAAAGCAGGCACGTTTGTCTGCCGGTAAATAGAGAACTGATGCAAGGGAGCCCGGCTCCTCAGGAGTATTAGATGCTTTCCTTGGGGAGCCTCGCTGGGACAAGTATTCTAACTTGGAAATCTTGTATACCCAAAACACAGGGAGGAGTCCCGAGCTGAAGAAATTCAAACCCTCAGGCTCAAGGGAGAAGTCCTCCGAGAGACCTCCCCTTTCCAACAGACCAGCATCCGTACGGAGAAGGGACCTGGCACAGCCACGTCTTTCTCGTTCCCTGTAGTGTTTGGACAAAGAGCCCAACGCAGAGCCTGCTCGTTTGAACCGCCTGCCCTAGGCTCCTGTGGGCACCCTTTGGAAGTCGCCTCCCGGAGCTCACTCTTTCCTGGAAAGACCTCAAGAATGGAGATTGGCTCTGAGTCCGGGGTGGAGTGGGGGGCTTGCTGCCTCCCACGGAGAGTGAAGCCTCGGTAAATGTTCCCCGTGTGGGAAAATGCCTCTTGAAAGAAACTGTTTGGTCCTTGCAGTCTGTGAAGGTTTTCTGCCTATTTGGAACATGAAAGGAAGATGAACATGTAGAAAATAGAGTGAAACTTGATTGCGAAATTAGTGCATTTTAACTTTGATAACTTTTTGTAAAGCCAGatgtgaaacttaaaaaaaaagttttgttcaCAGTAACTCCTGGGGCTTACTTTCCTCTCCATCAACAAATGGATGTttaagggccagccccggtggctcagtggttaggttcggcgcgctctgcttcagcggtccgggTTGGGTTCAAGGTGCGGACCTAAGCCCCTCTGTTAGCGTCTATGCTGTATGTATATGCTATGTATTGGctgcccacatactaaaaaatagaggaagattggtacggatgtttgctcagggcgaaacttccttggcaaaaaaacaaaaaagtatttattCACAAGTGTAATGATAATTTAAGAAATCTGGCACTTTTAGACTTAGCATTCAGAGGGAATTCCATCTTCcccaaaataatttctctttctctgccagtGACATCATGATAACCTAATTTCCTAGGTTAGGTAATTTCTTCTCTCCGCaaatattaagtgcctactaGGTCAGGCATTGTTCTCCAAATGGGCAACAGCAGCTTctaccctcatggagcttccagTCTAGACGAGGACGGTAAGACAATTCACAAGTAAATATATGCCCAAATGAGGCTGAGCCTGGAAAGAAAAATCCAAAGCAAGGAGGACAGGCTGTCTGGGCTGCCACTGTTTGTTGAGTGGCCTGGGAAGACATCTCCGATAAAGTGACATTTGAAGGATAGACCTGAAGGAAGTGGGGCTTTCAGGGGAAAGAAGGTATTCCAGACATCAGGAACAGCAGAGGCAAAAGCCGGAGGCAGGTTTTTGGCAGGTTCCAAAAACAGCAACGAGCCCGGGGTGGTGAGAGGTGAGTAAGGGGCAGAGTGTGGGAGCGAACTTGGTCCAGGAGGCACGGGGTGGCAGATAAAGCAG
Proteins encoded in this region:
- the LOC123284455 gene encoding uncharacterized protein, which codes for MDGEEGGEHQSWAPKGAGRLPRTSRRPGRAGPGRVGVGRALTNPVLLPLGRDPAGHGGALGRGGGGCGGYSSRGAGRRRAALLHSPGCAAMFRQTWPEPASRLPASPPAPHRSAPAPAPARGHLLGRAAAPLCAPLPAPPRPLPPAAPSARRGRLRAPGAWLSLPLPGSALSRRAGLRLRLAHLPGAPSQCRLGEESRAEEIQTLRLKGEVLRETSPFQQTSIRTEKGPGTATSFSFPVVFGQRAQRRACSFEPPALGSCGHPLEVASRSSLFPGKTSRMEIGSESGVEWGACCLPRRVKPR